In the Colletotrichum lupini chromosome 1, complete sequence genome, one interval contains:
- a CDS encoding FGGY-family pentulose kinase — MEVQSTAPPQPLDHYIGIDVGTGSARACIIDETGDIKGLASEPIKLWQPETGYYEQSTSDIWACICHCVKQVLVESKVDPDIIKGIGFDATCSLAVFSHDTDEPVAVTGPDFDNADGNDRNVILWLDHRPVEETEKINDTKHNLLKYVGGTMSIEMEIPKVLWLKNNMPKELFDRCKFYDLADALTHMATGNETRSFCSTVCKQGYVPVGVDGSVKGWQDDFLATIGLEDLVEDDFKRMGGVNGVNGKYQSAGELVGGLCKKAAAELGLPEGIAVGGGVIDAYAGWIGTVGAKVELPPGHLEADQPKNDLSQAFHRLAAVAGTSTCHLAMSREAVFVPGVWGPYRDVLLPEFWMAEGGQSATGELLRHILEIHPAFIETNALATAESKNIYEFLNSHLEYMREKSGAPSISYLGRHFFLYGDLWGNRSPVADPNMKGAVVGLSSDKTTDNLALWYYGTMEFIAMQTRQIVEAMNTSGHELNTIFMSGSQCQNPLLMDLMATICDMPVLVPKYTNAAVVHGAAMLGAKAATATEDGTTENLWSIMDRMSKPGRLVKPGTLKGEKFLFDAKYKVFLDQCKTQQEYRKQVDAALDQWLNN; from the exons GACCACTACATCGGCATCGATGTCGGCACTGGTTCGGCCAGAGCTTGCATCATTGACGAGACTGGCGACATCAAGGGCCTTGCTAGCGAGCCCATCAAGCTGTGGCAGCCTGAGACCGGATATTAT GAACAATCCACTTCAGATATTTGGGCATGCATCTGCCACTGCGTGAAGCAAGTCCTCGTCGAGTCCAAGGTCGACCCTGATATTATCAAGGGCATCGGTTTCGACGCAACCTGCTCCCTCGCCGTCTTCAGCCACGATACCGACGAGCCCGTCGCCGTCACCGGCCCCGATTTTGACAATGCCGATGGTAACGACCGCAATGTTATTCTCTGGCTGGACCACCGCCCCGTCGAGGAGACGGAGAAGATCAACGACACGAAGCACAACCTGCTCAAGTACGTTGGCGGAACCATGAGCATCGAGATGGAAATTCCCAAGGTCCTGTGGCTCAAGAACAACATGCCCAAGGAGCTCTTTGACCGCTGCAAGTTCTACGACCTTGCTGATGCGCTCACGCACATGGCCACTGGCAACGAGACGCGGAGTTTCTGCAGCACCGTCTGCAAGCAGGGCTACGTTCCTGTCGGTGTTGACGGCAGTGTCAAGGGCTGGCAGGATGACTTCCTGGCGACAATTGGGCTCGAAGACCTTGTTGAGGACGACTTCAAGCGTATGGGTGGTGTCAACGGGGTG AACGGAAAATACCAGAGCGCTGGCGAGCTCGTGGGTGGTCTTTGCAAGAAGGCCGCGGCAGAGCTCGGCCTTCCCGAGGGTATCGCCGTTGGTGGCGGCGTTATTGACGCCTACGCCGGCTGGATTGGTACTGTCGGCGCCAAGGTCGAACTTCCGCCAGGCCATCTCGAGGCGGACCAGCCCAAGAACGACCTTTCCCAAGCCTTCCACAGACTCGCGGCGGTTGCCGGTACATCGACGTGCCACTTGGCCATGTCCAGAGAGGCAGTGTTCGTGCCTGGCGTTTGGGGCCCATACCGAGACGTCTTGCTTCCTGAGTTCTGGATGGCCGAAGGTGGCCAGTCTGCCACCGGCGAGCTCCTTCGACACATTCTCGAAATCCACCCTGCCTTTATCGAAACGAACGCGCTTGCCACGGCCGAGTCGAAGAACATTTACGAGTTCCTGAACTCCCACTTGGAATACATGCGTGAGAAGAGCGGTGCCCCGTCAATCTCATACCTGGGCCGTCACTTCTTCCTATACGGTGACCTGTGGGGTAACAGATCACCAGTCGCAGACCCGAACATGAAGGGTGCCGTGGTTGGCTTGAGCAGCGACAAGACCACGGACAACCTGGCGTTGTGGTACTACGGCACGATGGAGTTCATCGCCATGCAGACTCGACAGATTGTTGAGGCGATGAACACGTCCGGACACGAGCTTAACACGATCTTCATGTCCGGCAGTCAGTGCCAGAACCCACTGTTAATGGACTTGATGGCTACCATCTGCGACATGCCTGTCTTGGTACCCAAGTACACCAACGCGGCCGTTGTTCACGGTGCTGCCATGCTGGGCGCCAAAGCGGCGACCGCGACTGAGGATGGCACAACGGAGAACCTGTGGTCCATCATGGACCGTATGAGCAAGCCTGGCCGCCTCGTGAAGCCAGGCACACTCAAGGGCGAGAAGTTCTTGTTTGATGCCAAGTACAAGGTGTTCCTGGATCAATGCAAGACGCAACAGGAGTACCGGAAGCAGGTTGATGCTGCCCTCGACCAGTGGCTCAACAACTGA
- a CDS encoding VTC domain-containing protein, with the protein MAAALRNGTVELCGAGTGEWWGRASNTGQASPSCRLVIIPTSALELDDRNSPDGKSRKNVASLHPNPKLLTPLDTPVYPNLDPYLSPTVAMRFGKTLRLAVYAPWKDKYIDYAKLKSLLREDKYDDEDVAWTEDDENRFCDEIFNGQLEKVAAFQEQTFKALKDRVEAAFEKLKELAPPTSEEDEGAENDQVKKPDAATAQKLKDIETELDKITTEISELKKYSNINYTGFLKIVKKHDRKRGDRYKVRPMMQLSLAKRPFNSEQGYSPLLNKLSIMYYAIRQQLDDGAGDAQPLDLESQGETRHGERYTAHKFWVHPDNLLEVKTYIMRRLPALVYSEQSAKELDGSNDPTITSLYFDNSKFDLYGKKVERKAEASTLRVRWYGQLSAKPELFLEQKIVGEQGSSEERKFPIKDKYIKPFIDGTYKMEKTVEKMERQGQQAEVVENFKSTVESLQGFMQENKLQPVLRANYVRTAFQKPADDRVRISIDTEVAFIREDTLDRDRPCRDPAEWHRLDIDGRNLTYPFKDINQSEVSRFPYAILEIKLKEDPNRKRPAWITDLMASHLVHPTPRFSKFVHGIASLFEDFVNNLPFWLSDLEADIRKDPQVAFEAEEQRKAQRAEDEQAVGSFLGNKVSSYKISKSSPAGQSYLANRMAAESSRSQSRPVNDESQQSSSRQNGEGSNGQQRSYGTLSSVLPGFSLSKYSQARRAQKNQQQLPEGVVEPTEWIKNSGELKIEPKVWLANERTFLKWQHICILLGALAVSLYTAAGENFLAEVMGIVYICIAVFAGIWGYGMMRLRRKMIIGRSGKDFDNLVGPLIISIALMAALVINFVLAYRSAIERMEAAKGVLNGGNATGEPIRQELI; encoded by the exons ATGGCTGCGGCGCTACGTAACGGGACTGTGGAACTTTGCGGTGCTGGGACGGGAGAGTGGTGGGGCCGCGCGAGCAACACAGGCCAAGCTTCGCCTTCTTGCAG ACTGGTGATTATTCCCACTTCTGCGCTTGAACTAGACGACAGGAATTCGCCTGACGGGAAGAGCAGGAAGAA CGTTGCCTCGTTACACCCGAACCCGAAGCTT CTCACACCTCT CGACACTCCCGTCTATCCCAACCTCGATCCCTATCTATCACCAACCGTCGCGATGCGCTTTGGGAAGACACTGCGGTTGGCCGTGTACGCGCCATGGAAGGACAAGTACATCGACTACGCGAAGCTCAAGTCGCTTCTGCGGGAAGACAAGTACGATGACGAAGATGTTGCGTGGACAGAGGACGACGAGAACCGCTTCTGCGACGAGATTTTCAACGGTCAACTCGAGAAGGTCGCCGCGTTTCAGGAGCAGACCTTCAAGGCTCTGAAAGACCGAGTCGAAGCCGCGTTTGAGAAGCTCAAGGAATTGGCACCGCCGACTAGTGAGGAGGATGAAGGGGCGGAGAACGACCAGGTCAAGAAGCCCGACGCTGCGACGGCGCAGAAGCTGAAGGACATTGAGACGGAGCTCGACAAGATCACGACCGAAATCTCGGAGCTGAAGAAGTACAGCAACATCAACTACACTGGTTTCCTCAAGATCGTCAAGAAACATGACCGCAAGAGGGGCGATAGATACAAGGTGCGACCGATGATGCAGCTGAGCCTTGCGAAACGGCCCTTCAACTCGGAGCAAGGGTACTCGCCCTTGCTCAACAAGCTGTCCATCATGTACTATGCTATTCGGCAGCAGCTGGACGACGGCGCTGGCGATGCGCAGCCACTGGATCTCGAGAGCCAAGGAGAGACGCGGCACGGCGAGCGGTACACCGCCCACAAGTTCTGGGTCCACCCGGATAACCTACTGGAGGTCAAGACGTATATTATGAGACGTCTTCCGGCCCTTGTCTACAGCGAGCAGTCAGCTAAGGAGCTGGATGGAAGCAATGACCCGACCATCACGTCGCTTTACTTTGATAACTCAAAGTTCGATTTGTACGGGAAGAAGGTGGAGCGCAAGGCGGAAGCGTCCACGCTCCGCGTACGTTGGTATGGCCAGTTGAGTGCGAAGCCTGAGTTGTTCCTCGAACAGAAGATTGTTGGAGAACAAGGATCCAGCGAGGAGCGAAAGTTCCCCATTAAGGACAAGTATATCAAGCCCTTCATCGACGGCACCTACAAGATGGAGAAGACGGTGGAGAAGATGGAGCGTCAGGGCCAGCAGGCGGAGGTGGTTGAGAATTTCAAGAGCACCGTCGAGTCTCTTCAGGGTTTCATGCAAGAGAACAAGCTACAGCCCGTCTTGCGCGCAAACTATGTTCGCACCGCTTTCCAGAAGCCCGCGGACGACCGCGTGCGTATCTCCATCGATACAGAGGTAGCCTTCATCCGGGAGGACACGCTGGACAGAGATAGGCCGTGCCGCGACCCAGCAGAATGGCACCGTCTCGATATTGACGGTCGAAACCTGACGTACCCGTTCAAGGATATCAACCAGAGCGAGGTCTCCCGTTTCCCCTACGCCATTCTGGAGATCAAGCTGAAAGAGGACCCCAACCGTAAGCGCCCTGCGTGGATCACGGACCTGATGGCATCCCACCTGGTGCACCCCACGCCTCGCTTCTCCAAGTTTGTCCACGGCATTGCCTCCTTGTTTGAGGACTTTGTCAACAACCTGCCCTTCTGGTTGAGCGATCTGGAGGCGGACATCCGCAAGGACCCGCAGGTGGCTTTCGAGGCCGAGGAGCAGCGCAAGGCGCAGAGAGCCGAGGACGAGCAGGCCGTCGGCAGCTTTTTGGGCAATAAGGTGAGCTCGTATAAGATATCCAAGAGTTCGCCGGCCGGCCAGTCGTACCTCGCCAACAGAATGGCCGCCGAGAGCTCGCGCTCCCAGTCGAGACCCGTCAACGACGAGTCACAGCAGTCGTCGAGCCGCCAGAACGGCGAGGGCTCCAACGGCCAGCAGAGGAGTTACGGCACGCTCTCGTCCGTGCTCCCCGGCTTCTCTCTGTCCAAGTACTCGCAGGCGCGTAGGGCGCAAAAGAACCAGCAGCAGCTGCCCGAGGGCGTCGTGGAGCCGACCGAGTGGATCAAGAACTCGGGCGAGCTCAAGATTGAGCCCAAGGTGTGGCTGGCCAACGAGCGCACGTTCCTCAAGTGGCAGCACATCTGCATCCTGCTCGGCGCGCTCGCGGTGTCGCTCTACACGGCCGCCGGGGAGAATTTCCTGGCTGAGGTCATGGGCATCGTGTACATCTGCATCGCCGTGTTTGCGGGTATCTGGGGCTACGGTATGATGAGGCTGCGGAGGAAGATGATTATCGGTCGCAGCGGCAAGGATTTCGATAACCTTGTCGGGCCGTTGATTATCAGCATCGCGTTGATGGCTGCGCTGGTGATCAACTTTGTGCTTGCC TACCGCTCCGCTATCGAGAGGATGGAGGCAGCCAAGGGGGTCCTCAACGGCGGTAATGCCACTGGCGAGCCCATCCGTCAAGAGCTCATCTAA